The genome window TTTTCCCTCTATGAGGTTCTTTGCTAGGGCCCTGTACTGATAAAAGACAAACTAAccagtgaaaaacaaacagatcTATAAACATGTGCATCATAAATACCCCGGGGAACACTCAGCAATGAGTAACTCCAAAGGGTGGTTAGAACATGGGGTTACATAACACCTTAATTGCTCAAAGAAGTGACAAGACAATGGGAAGCACGTTGAGTTTCTAGGGTGGTGAATTGTGGATGGACAGATACAACTATATAGAGGAACTAACAGATGATAAGGGCTAGTTAGTAAATTTGTTATGAAGATTCCTCCGCTGGGTTGTTGGAGATTAACTTCTGTTCTTCCTGGTTGGTTGGGAGGGAGACACCTTTACAATATCTTGTCCTGCTTTTAGGCAAAAAGGGGGAGGGCAGATTTTTTTACATCTGCTTCTTTTCAATTGCATCTTTTGAGTTTCAGtctaaaataatccttatgccaaagtgaCATTTTTTTCAATGGTGTATTCTGCCACCCTTCACTGGCAACTGTAGAGTTTAAGCTTTAGATCCAGGCTGAATTAACAGGTGTAACTAAAGATTTCCCTTAACCCAAATAagcacaacaaatatttatagaggaATTTATGTTTTTAGGGTGCTTAGGACCCAGAGTTACATGTTACAGAACTTTTATGCATGTTGGTAGGAACCTCAGATGCTAGATCCTGAATGGCAAAAGCTGGCTGTACCGATCGGGATAGGTTATTACAGGATCCCTCTTCCAAAATAATCCTGAGGTTCGAAAAAGACTACAACATTTCAGTCTACTTAAAGTTGTACCTGAGACATTTCCAAGAAAAATCAATTGGACAAGAGTGGCTActatcagaaaaacagaaaataagaagtgttgacaaggatgtagagaaatgggaacctggTGCATACTGGTAGGtaggtaaaatgatgcagctgctaTGGAGAAGAGTATGGTGGgtcctgaattttaaaaatacaattacatatgattcagcaattccacttctgggtataaacCCTCCCCTCCACAAACTGAGAGCAGGTTGAAACTGAAGATAAttctacacccatgttcatagtaacattattcacaatagccaaaatatggaagcagcccaagtgtctactgatggatgagtggataaagaaaatgtgacatatatttatgatggaatattactgagccttAAGAAAGGAAATTTgtacatatgctacaacatgaatgaaccttgaagtcATGGTAAGTGAAGTAAGCTTGTCCTATATCTATATGACCGCTCATAGATGAGGTCCTTAGATTAGTCaagtccatagagacagaaagtagaatagataGTGGTTTCTAGGGAGTAACAGGAGGTGTTCTTTAATaagtagagtttcagttttgcaagatgaaaagaattcAGGAGATAGTCTGCACAATAGATCATTAAGCCCTGTCACTTTTCACAGTAAACATATCAAATAGCTGGTAGGTTTTCAAATAGCTCACAGATTTCCCCCACCTTACAGCCCTCAACTGAAACACTAGAACTTTTGACTGAACAACATCCCTCCCTGATCTGTGATACCAGCCATGCAAATGCAATAGGAAGAGACTTGTTAGATGACAAGTTACCAAACAACCTATGAGTAAAAGAATTACAAGGAAagtttaaaacataaatttttaaCTGGGTGAAAATAAAAATCCCACACATCAAAATCAATGCGACCCAGCAATACTaagtgcttagagggaaaattACAGCTTTAAACAGCTATATTGCAAAAGAAGAAAGATTTCAATAGCCTAGGCTTTCTAGctgaaaaatgaaactaaataacGTCAGAGCAAAAGGAAAGGCAATTAAGAAAGATTAGAATAAAACCATTGAAAAATCAAAACTATATAAAATTTGATGGAACAAAAAGTTGGTTCTtccaaaaaatcaataaaaccgaCAACTTTAGGTaggatgacaaaataaaaagtcaaGAGATCAGGAATGACAGGAAGACACAATTGATGCTATAGAAATTAAAAGTATTATAAGAGAATAATATGAACAATCTTTATCCCCCAAAATAAGACAACTTAGTTGAAATGCACAAAGTCCCAGAAAGACATAAATTGTCAAAATGACTAAAGAAGTAGAAAACCTATATAATAACTATGctcagtaatattttaaaatatcttcctaCAGGAAAATTTGAGGCCCAGATGCCTTCATGAAGGTACTGTtaacaaatatgtaaaaaagaaGTATCTCTAATCCTTCACGAACTCttccaaacaaaacaaatcccAACACATTTTATGAAGTCAGAATTCCTGATATCAAAGACTGAGACATCACAAGAAACTTACAGAACAATTATCCCTCATCaatatatacacaaaatacattttaaaaaacataagaaaatcaGATGGAGCAATATATGTAAAGGATTATACATCATGATGAATGGGATttgtcccaggaatgcaaggtttaacctctgaaaatcaattaatgggATACactatatataaaagtaaaagtaaaagaatggtgAGGGGGGGAATCCACCACATGATTAGCTCAATAGGTGCAAAGATTTGGAACAGAACCTTGTTATGTATGAGGCAGATGgttcaaaattttttattgataatGAATTCATATGAAACTTTAAGTTACTTAGTTTAAATATCACTTTCCCACTTTAAACAACTTTTTCTGAGTGACTGTCAGAACACAAAAGCACCTTTGTTGTTTATAAACAATGCAGTTCTAATACATAACAAAGACTTGCTTACTCTTATTTGATGCCATGCTTTTGTACACACAAGATGGCTAAcactataaatatatgtatgagCTTGGTGAAAACAACCATTCAAGAGTAACTATAAGatgccatttatataaaattctagaaaatgtaacTAAATGTCTACTTGGGGATGACAAATTGGGTAGGGTTGGGAGAGGGAGAACAGAAAGGGGCCAAGAGAAACTATAGGGGcaataaatatgtttattatgATGTTAGCAATGGTACCACtgtacacacatatatgaaaGTGTATTTTACACTTCTAGTAAGTGCAGTTTAATGTATTTCATACCTCAATAAGGCTGTTAAGGAAAAGATTCCATATAAAATCTAGATCTCTTCTTCCTCTAGAAATATCATTAACGTCTGGCAAAGCTGTATAGACTCATCATGCACCCTACCCCATATCTTAGGTGGGTCAACTCTGATTCCTTCtcatataaaaaagaaatgctggCAAATGCTTCAAAATGAGGAAATTATgcgaagtgaaataagccagtcacaaagacaCAAAAAGACATATTTTATGACTCCACTTGTATAAAGTACCAGAAGTGTAGACTTCATAGAGACAGACTGTAAAACATGATTGCCAGAttggttgggggtgggtgggaagagctATTGTTCACTGGGTATAGCGTTTTCATTTGGCAAGATGGAAAGAATTCTGGAGATTAGTTGCACAAATGTTCTAACTAAAAATGTGGATTTTTAACAGTAAACTGTACAATTAATGGTAGAGGATAAACTTcattaacatgtattttatacaattaaaaatgcaaaattttaaattaaaaaactacaTTACAGTAGTTCCCAGGGATAAGTTAGAGCAAACTTTTGGCTGAAGTCTTTCCCCATTTGCAGTACTCTCTCTGATGTGAACTTTTTGGTGCTGAGAGTTTTAGCTGAACATGTGCTCATATTTGCTGCATTCATAAGGTCATTCTCCACTGTAAAATCTCTGATGTGTAGTGGGGCTGAAGTTACATTTTAGGACCTTCCTACACTTATTGCACTCAGAAGGCCTTCCTCCAATGTGAAGTCCTCCTCATGTTTAATGAGTGGGGAACTGTAGCCAAACAATTACCCATACTCACTGTACTCATTTAGGCCCTATTCCAGTGTGAACACCTAAGGCTTCTCTCCAGTGTAATGAGTTTGGAGTGGTAAAGGACTTAGCATATTCTCTGCACTCATAAGGCCATTACCAGTGTGAACTCTAATTAACAGGATGGAGTTGCACCCAAAGAATCCCCCATATTCACGGTAATCATAGGCTTATCTTCACTGTGGATTTTCTGGTGATGAACCAGGTGGGACTTTCTAACGAAGGCCTTCTGACATTTGTTGCACTTGTAAGGTCTTTCTCCAGTGTGGATTTTCTGATGCTCAACAAGTATATGTTTGTGGCTAAATGCTTTCCCACATACACTGCAGTCATAAGGCCTCTCTCCAGTGTGATTTCTCCAATGTTTAATGAGGTTGGAGTTGTACCGAAAGAATTTCCCACATGCGCTacactcataaggcctttctccagtgtgaactctcTTATGTCTAATGAGTCTGCAGTGGTACCTAaaggatttcccacattcactgcattCGTAAGGTCTTTCTCCAGTGTGATTCTGCCAATGTTTAATAAGCTTGGACTTGTACCTAAAGAATTCCCCACATAAGCTGCACTCATAAGGCCTTTCTACAGTGTGAACTCTTTGATGTCTAATGAGCGTGGAGGTATACCGaaagaatttcccacattcactgcactcaTACGGCCTTTCTCCGGTGTGAACTCTCTGGTGTTTAATTAGTGTAGAATTGTACCTaaagaatttcccacattcactgcactcaTAAGGCCTTTCTGCAGTGTGAACTCTCTGATGTCTAATGAATGTGGAGCTGTACCTGAAAAATTTTCCACACTCACTGCATTTATAAGGCCTTTCTCCTGTGTGAACTCTCTCATGTCTTACTAGTCTGTAGTTGTACCTAAAGAATTTCCCACATTCTCTGCACTCATAAGGCCTTTCCCCattatgaattctctgatgtttcATGAAGTTGGCATTGTACTTAAAGAATTCCCCACATTTGCTGCACTCATAAGGGCTTAACCCAGTATGAACTTTCTGGTGACTAATGAGTGTGGAGTTGTACCTaaagaatttcccacattcaTTGCACTTAaaaggcctttctccagtgtggGTTTTCTGGTGCTGAACAAGATGGAATTTTCTAATGAAGGCCATCCCACATCTGCTACACTCATAAGGCCTTACTCCAGTGTGGATTTTCTGGTGCTGAACAAGAATCTGTTTTTGGCTAAAGGCTTTCCCACACTGAGCACACATATAATCATTCTCTCCAGTTCCAAAGGCCTCCCTGCACTTGGTGTCCCTTCGTGGCTTAAACTCACTGTGAGTGCCCAGGCGCTGGAGAAGGCCTGTGCTGGCTGGGAAGTCCTTCTCACCTTCACTGCATATGAAAGTATGCTCTGCCATGTGAACACTGCTGTTCATCACAAATGAAGGCCTCCTCTCATCACTTCTGCAAAGTTTGTCTCTGATCTGCTCCTTTTGGTGCTGGTGCAGGTTTGTCCCACAAGTGTACTGCTCAGGGTGTGTTCCATCATGCTCATCCAGGTGCAAAATGTCTGTCAAGAGTGGGCTAGATGTATCACAGGGATGAGCCTCCAGGATGGATGGATCTGGCTTTGGAATCCTGATCTGTGGCACTTCTAGAGAATTACCTTGCTCACAAGGTAGCTCTCCATCCTGGGCTCCATGCAAAGAACCTATAAGCAGAGAAATGCTGGTGAAGTGCTTGCTGACTTCACAGTGAGAGGTCCATGGGATATTATTCCCACTAAGAAGTCCACAGGACTGCTGACAGGCACTGGGGACAAGAGCCAGTGAGAGGAAGGCCTGCTGTGCAGAGCTCAGCCTGGCAAGCTCCCATAATGGTTAAGGAATCAAGGAAGAGtacttagtccattcaggctgctctaacaaaatgcCATCGACAGGGAGgcttataaacaataaaaatttatttcttatagttcTAGAGGttgaagtccaagatcatggtCCAAGCATggtctggtgagggccctctttaGGTTGCAGAGTTTCATGTGTCCTCACATAGTGGAAGGGGCTAGGAAACTCTGTGTGGTCTCTCTTATAAGAGCACTAGACCCATTCATAAGGGCTGCTAGGACATGAGGCTTATAACATATGAACTCTGGGGAGGCATAAACGTTCAGAACATAGCAGGCACTGTGTGGGGAGGAGAGGCAAGGTCTTTAAGTCACTCCTTTGCAAATAGCTTTCAACAGGGCCATGGCTGCTGGCGATTCATGAGCACTCAGCAGAAGGTCGTGTTCAGACCTAGAAATAGCTGAGTACAACAGAGATGCTGCAGTTCAAGGACTATATAAGGAATATGGCAACCTCATGACATCTTAAGTGTAAGTCAAATGGCAGAGGGACACTGCAAAGGGAGCAATGAAACAGGATGGGAGAGCTGAAGCCCACATAGGTATGGACTGACTGTGGCAGAAAGGAGACTAGAAGTCGGAGCAGAAATGAAAACGGGGAAGAAAGGTAGAAATGAGGTGTGGCTACTGGTCCTGGAATCACACAATGGTGGACAAAGGACAGGTTCTCAGCTCTGACATCACTTCTTTTCCCATCCCCCTGGCACCAGGGCTGTGTCTCTTACAATTGATGTAGGAATGTCCACCCTAGCAGGCACCCAGGATCTTCCCCATGGCCCAAGGTAAGCACGAATGTGGCACCTGGAA of Manis pentadactyla isolate mManPen7 chromosome 15 unlocalized genomic scaffold, mManPen7.hap1 SUPER_15_unloc_1, whole genome shotgun sequence contains these proteins:
- the LOC118918454 gene encoding zinc finger protein 547-like isoform X4; protein product: MAVAEMLVDPVQRHVVFEDVAIHFSQEEWGLLDEAQRVLFHHVMLENFVLLCSLGSLHGAQDGELPCEQGNSLEVPQIRIPKPDPSILEAHPCDTSSPLLTDILHLDEHDGTHPEQYTCGTNLHQHQKEQIRDKLCRSDERRPSFVMNSSVHMAEHTFICSEGQDIVKVSPSQPTRKNRS
- the LOC118918454 gene encoding zinc finger protein 547-like isoform X3, whose product is MAVAEMLVDPVQRHVVFEDVAIHFSQEEWGLLDEAQRVLFHHVMLENFVLLCSLGSLHGAQDGELPCEQGNSLEVPQIRIPKPDPSILEAHPCDTSSPLLTDILHLDEHDGTHPEQYTCGTNLHQHQKEQIRDKLCRSDERRPSFVMNSSVHMAEHTFICSEAGQDIVKVSPSQPTRKNRS
- the LOC118918454 gene encoding zinc finger protein 548-like isoform X1 is translated as MAVAEMLVDPVQRHVVFEDVAIHFSQEEWGLLDEAQRVLFHHVMLENFVLLCSLGSLHGAQDGELPCEQGNSLEVPQIRIPKPDPSILEAHPCDTSSPLLTDILHLDEHDGTHPEQYTCGTNLHQHQKEQIRDKLCRSDERRPSFVMNSSVHMAEHTFICSEGEKDFPASTGLLQRLGTHSEFKPRRDTKCREAFGTGENDYMCAQCGKAFSQKQILVQHQKIHTGVRPYECSRCGMAFIRKFHLVQHQKTHTGERPFKCNECGKFFRYNSTLISHQKVHTGLSPYECSKCGEFFKYNANFMKHQRIHNGERPYECRECGKFFRYNYRLVRHERVHTGERPYKCSECGKFFRYSSTFIRHQRVHTAERPYECSECGKFFRYNSTLIKHQRVHTGERPYECSECGKFFRYTSTLIRHQRVHTVERPYECSLCGEFFRYKSKLIKHWQNHTGERPYECSECGKSFRYHCRLIRHKRVHTGERPYECSACGKFFRYNSNLIKHWRNHTGERPYDCSVCGKAFSHKHILVEHQKIHTGERPYKCNKCQKAFVRKSHLVHHQKIHSEDKPMITVNMGDSLGATPSC
- the LOC118918454 gene encoding zinc finger protein 547-like isoform X2, producing MAVAEMLVDPVQRHVVFEDVAIHFSQEEWGLLDEAQRVLFHHVMLENFVLLCSLGSLHGAQDGELPCEQGNSLEVPQIRIPKPDPSILEAHPCDTSSPLLTDILHLDEHDGTHPEQYTCGTNLHQHQKEQIRDKLCRSDERRPSFVMNSSVHMAEHTFICSEDTCCFGRRFPLLYSRRHLPPL
- the LOC118918454 gene encoding zinc finger protein 547-like isoform X5; this encodes MAVAEMLVDPVQRHVVFEDVAIHFSQEEWGLLDEAQRVLFHHVMLENFVLLCSLGSLHGAQDGELPCEQGNSLEVPQIRIPKPDPSILEAHPCDTSSPLLTDILHLDEHDGTHPEQYTCGTNLHQHQKEQIRDKLCRSDERRPSFVMNSSVHMAEHTFICSEGSKP